Proteins from a genomic interval of Acinonyx jubatus isolate Ajub_Pintada_27869175 chromosome B4, VMU_Ajub_asm_v1.0, whole genome shotgun sequence:
- the UCN3 gene encoding urocortin-3, with protein MLKPAHFLLLLLLLPGAPRLGLPQKFYKAKSLVSCINTALPEAKQSPLGDAPLLSKRSFLYLPSQDPSSGEDEERVQEDEDKKKRTFPSSGGGGGAGSGRYKHLSPVQPRGRPSQDKAKSDRRTKFTLSLDVPTNIMNILFNIAKAKNLQAKAAANAHLMAQIGRKK; from the coding sequence ATGCTGAAGCCAGCccacttcctgctgctgctgctgctgctcccggGGGCCCCCAGGCTAGGCCTCCCCCAGAAGTTCTACAAAGCCAAGTCCTTGGTCAGCTGTATCAACACAGCCCTGCCGGAGGCCAAGCAGAGCCCGCTGGGGGACGCACCGCTGCTGAGCAAGAGAAGCTTCCTCTACCTGCCCAGCCAAGACCCATCCTCAGGAGAGGACGAGGAGCGGGTGCAGGAGGATGAGGACAAGAAGAAGAGGACCTTCCCCAGCTCCGGGGGTGGTGGCGGGGCCGGAAGTGGCCGGTACAAACACCTGTCCCCGGTGCAGCCCAGGGGAAGGCCGTCCCAGGACAAGGCCAAGAGCGATCGGCGCACCAAGTTCACTCTGTCCCTTGATGTTCCCACCAACATCATGAACATCCTCTTCAACATCGCCAAGGCCAAGAACTTGCAGGCCAAGGCGGCTGCCAACGCACACCTGATGGCACAGATTGGCCGGAAGAAGTAG